A region from the Drosophila takahashii strain IR98-3 E-12201 chromosome 2L, DtakHiC1v2, whole genome shotgun sequence genome encodes:
- the LOC108058145 gene encoding atrial natriuretic peptide-converting enzyme, with the protein MAEQKQLEVIANETSSVTGLRRQPTKYPHGLNITVQTIDDDNEVSVKDHSDYSRTSGESCWSETQKYRIGMLGSPETLAELQVRRYKYPLTANYYLNGKVDGPEKPTPWMLLGYARRACRWKYLRWPIIFVASVLLFFGLITYCLWLHDVSVARAKFLQRRYEATLTSTSSSSNEVWDEETTGSTTETGPQETTRLKAVDDSGESTEWPEISLAEDGEPSDGDEVGDGDYDDTLLPADSIRFTSGHQNSFGVPIEQDKRMLQLLKDLLPKPQGTPAGDEHPLTRVSPTLPPPAAASERPTQAMTLTTPSTTNSGCQSTMLPMCQGVLDYDLTYNREGTAPRDAGSMAAYENLIRSNCSARAAEFICGALEPECRPSHIGQLPPCRRICKAIFEACSIAIANSDVLSELFDCSLYPDAHESHKCEDSTRRRAHCYGNEFQCHDGSCIPQNWQCDKIKDCLGGEDEDEQCLVCEEDEFRCRSNEKCIAEKLRCDQNFDCFDGSDEEDCDDYGSGDLAPFDEAELNAFPRVFSYASFLSPNETNDKLYTYITATTDEDAGTETKFQIHKVAAPAPPVNSSAEEPAGGPKGFVNFRDSKEIMMTSDSENKFKYSQRANRTSVKFSVGAPTTPAARTASAIPSSALVQQRERERTTSTSTPSTTSTTSTTIDPPTSMPTLFELVTAPGGCLPHELRCVSGKCITVSQLCDKQIDCPDAADELMCVYRERPSGRRTTSTTSSTEPPATSSEPPETSTATTTNAVTTTRRSLRPTPNRSRKPKS; encoded by the exons ATGGCCGAACAGAAGCAGCTGGAAGTAATTGCGAATGAGACCTCATCAGTCACCGGATTGAGACGTCAGCCCACCAAATATCCCCACGGCCTCAACATCACGGTGCAGACGATCGACGATGATAATGAGGTATCTGTGAAAGATCACAGTGACTACTCCCGCACCTCGGGCGAATCGTGCTGGAGCGAGACCCAGAAATACCGCATTGGCATGCTGGGGAGTCCCGAAACCCTGGCCGAACTTCAAGTTCGACGCTACAAGTACCCATTGACGGCTAATTACTATCTGAATGGCAAAGTGGACGGGCCCGAGAAGCCGACACCCTGGATGCTGTTGGGCTATGCTCGACGAGCATGCCGGTGGAAATACCTTAGATGGCCCATTATTTTTGTAGCGAGTGTTTTGCTCTTTTTCGGACTGATCACCTACTGTTTGTGGCTTCACGATGTCAGCGTGGCTAGAGCCAAATTCCTTCAGCGTCGCTATGAAGCCACTTTGACATCCACGAGCTCGAGCAGCAACGAAGTTTGGGATGAGGAAACCACCGGCAGCACCACCGAAACGGGACCCCAGGAAACCACACGACTCAAGGCGGTGGATGATAGTGGGGAGAGTACGGAATGGCCTGAAATATCGTTGGCAGAGGATGGTGAGCCATCGGATGGAGACGAAGTTGGCGATGGGGACTACGATGACACCCTGCTGCCAGCGGATAGTATAAGATTCACCTCGGGCCATCAGAACAGCTTCGGGGTGCCCATCGAGCAGGACAAGCGAATGCTGCAGTTGCTCAAAGAC TTACTGCCCAAACCCCAGGGGACTCCCGCTGGCGATGAACATCCTTTGACCCGGGTGTCCCCCACCCTACCGCCCCCCGCGGCAGCAAGTGAGCGACCCACACAGGCGATGACCTTGACCACCCCCTCGACGACAAACAGTGGCTGCCAGTCGACCATGCTGCCCATGTGTCAGGGAGTGCTGGACTACGATCTGACCTACAATCGCGAAGGAACGGCGCCGCGGGATGCGGGCTCCATGGCAGCCTACGAGAATCTCATCCGGTCCAACTGCTCGGCGAGGGCGGCTGAGTTCATTTGTGGCGCCCTGGAACCCGAATGTCGACCCTCGCACATCGGACAGCTGCCGCCCTGTCGTCGCATCTGCAAGG CGATTTTTGAGGCCTGTTCCATAGCAATCGCCAACTCGGATGTCCTGAGCGAGCTGTTCGACTGCAGCTTATATCCTGATGCCCACGAGAGCCACAAATGCGAGGATTCCACGAGGAGACGAGCTCATTGCTATGGCAACGAGTTCCAATGTCATGACGGGAGTTGCATACCCCAAAACTGGCAGTGTGATAAGATCAAGGATTGCCTAGGTGGCGAAGATGAGGATGAGCAATGTTTGGTTTGTGAAGAGGATGAATTCCGGTGTCGCTCGAATGAGAAATGTATCGCAGAAAAACTTCGTTGTGATCAAAACTTTGATTGCTTCGATGGCAGTGATGAGGAGGACTGTGATGACTACGGATCGGGGGACTTGGCTCCTTTCGATGAGGCCGAACTGAACGCCTTCCCAAGGGTATTTTCCTACGCCAGTTTCTTATCTCCAAATGAGACAAATGATAAGCTATACACCTATATAACGGCCACCACCGATGAGGATGCGGGCACGGAGACCAAGTTCCAGATACACAAGgtggctgctcctgctccgccGGTAAATTCTAGTGCTGAGGAACCTGCTGGAGGGCCCAAAGGATTTg TGAACTTTCGTGATAGCAAGGAGATAATGATGACCAGCGATTCGGAGAACAAGTTTAAATATTCCCAGAGAGCAAATAGAACCTCTGTGAAGTTTAGCGTAGGAGCACCCACAACTCCGGCGGCCAGAACTGCAAGTGCGATTCCCAGTTCGGCGTTGGTCCAGCAGCGGGAAAGAGAGAGGACCACCAGTACAAGTACCCCTAGTACAACTAGCACCACTTCAACCACAATTGACCCACCCACATCGATGCCCACGCTCTTCGAATTGGTGACTGCTCCAGGTGGTTGTCTTCCCCACGAACTTCGATGCGTGAGTGGCAAGTGCATCACAGTCAGTCAACTGTGCGATAAG CAAATAGATTGTCCCGATGCTGCTGACGAACTAATGTGCGTTTATCGGGAGCGTCCAAGTGGGAGACGCACCACATCAACCACTTCATCCACTGAACCACCCGCTACATCATCGGAACCACCTGAAACCAGTACTGCCACAACCACTAATGCGGTGACCACTACAAGGCGTTCGTTGAGACCCACGCCCAACCGAAGTCGAAAGCCCAAGTCTTAG